From a single Leptospirillum ferriphilum genomic region:
- the bluB gene encoding 5,6-dimethylbenzimidazole synthase, whose amino-acid sequence MEKTDQQAVHPDYSFPEEERRGVYHAIYTRRDIRKEFLPDPVDPKILARLLKAAHHAPSVGFMQPWNFIVIRDPEVRSVLKHAVDKERHAASIIFESPRAEKFLSLKVEAILEAPVVIAVTIDPSRDGPHVLGRLSDPDTDLYSASCGIMNMWLAARAEGIGMGWVTIFRKGDIQNALKLPFHIRPIGLLCLGYVSEFPARPMLESEEWAYRQRLSHLVAVDRWENRSGDFWDELSNSLDEPEEFHWER is encoded by the coding sequence ATGGAGAAAACTGATCAGCAAGCGGTCCATCCGGACTATTCCTTTCCAGAGGAAGAAAGGCGGGGAGTCTACCATGCCATTTATACCCGCCGGGATATCCGGAAAGAATTTCTGCCGGATCCTGTTGATCCAAAGATCCTTGCCCGGCTCCTCAAAGCAGCCCATCACGCTCCTTCCGTCGGATTTATGCAGCCCTGGAATTTTATTGTCATCCGGGATCCGGAGGTTCGTTCTGTCCTGAAGCACGCCGTCGACAAAGAGCGACACGCGGCTTCTATCATTTTTGAGTCCCCTCGGGCCGAAAAATTTCTTTCCCTGAAGGTGGAGGCAATTCTCGAGGCTCCTGTCGTTATTGCGGTGACGATTGACCCTTCCCGTGACGGCCCGCATGTCCTCGGTCGTCTCTCTGACCCCGACACGGATCTTTACAGTGCTTCCTGCGGCATTATGAATATGTGGCTTGCGGCGAGAGCAGAAGGAATTGGCATGGGGTGGGTCACCATCTTTCGCAAGGGGGATATACAGAACGCTCTCAAGCTTCCGTTCCATATTCGTCCGATAGGTCTCCTGTGCCTGGGGTACGTCAGCGAGTTCCCCGCTCGACCCATGCTGGAATCGGAAGAGTGGGCCTACAGACAGCGACTGTCCCACCTTGTGGCTGTCGACAGATGGGAAAACAGAAGTGGCGATTTTTGGGATGAACTGAGCAACAGTCTTGATGAGCCAGAAGAGTTTCATTGGGAACGTTAA
- a CDS encoding KamA family radical SAM protein: MEEWQQLLVDGINRSSQLPPPWKSSKDGVGQGEVEKTFPVRINAYYRSLITDPEGPIGRQVIPDPEEVLDFDSPVDPLGEDSDSPVPAIVHRYPDRVLFLVTNQCPIYCRYCTRKRMIGTPEGVVTRSEVEEGIEYIRTHPEVRDVILSGGDPLMLKDDYLEFILSGLRKIPHLEVIRIGSRVPSSLPQRVTPELCAMLKKYHPLFMNLHFNHPDEITPESSLACNMLADAGIPLGCQTVLMKGVNDEAGILKKLFQKLLTIRVKPYYLYQADLTRGANHFRTPVSTGIRIMKELQGHTSGMAIPHFVIDAPGGGGKVPILPPDYLVSMEDGDVVLRNYEGNVYTYPDAPLLDEPAEGDGGQGFRGSGVGTAGERNGKGLGRS, from the coding sequence ATGGAAGAATGGCAACAGCTTCTTGTGGACGGAATCAACCGATCCAGTCAGCTCCCTCCTCCCTGGAAATCCTCCAAGGATGGGGTTGGACAGGGGGAAGTGGAAAAAACCTTTCCTGTCCGAATCAATGCCTATTACCGTTCTTTGATTACAGATCCCGAAGGTCCGATCGGTCGACAGGTCATCCCGGATCCGGAAGAAGTTCTGGATTTTGACAGCCCCGTTGATCCTCTGGGCGAAGATTCAGACAGTCCCGTGCCTGCGATCGTGCACCGTTATCCGGACCGGGTCCTGTTTCTTGTCACGAATCAGTGCCCGATTTACTGTCGTTACTGTACCCGGAAGCGGATGATCGGAACTCCCGAGGGCGTCGTGACACGCAGTGAGGTTGAGGAGGGAATCGAGTATATCCGTACCCATCCGGAGGTCCGGGACGTTATTCTTTCCGGCGGGGATCCGCTGATGCTGAAGGATGATTACCTCGAGTTCATCCTGTCGGGTCTTCGCAAAATTCCCCATCTTGAAGTCATCCGGATCGGAAGCCGGGTTCCTTCTTCCCTTCCGCAGCGGGTGACTCCGGAACTCTGCGCCATGCTTAAAAAATATCATCCCCTTTTCATGAACCTTCACTTTAATCATCCCGACGAAATTACCCCCGAATCCTCCCTGGCCTGCAACATGCTCGCCGATGCAGGTATCCCCCTCGGGTGTCAGACGGTCCTGATGAAAGGGGTGAACGATGAGGCCGGAATACTGAAGAAACTTTTTCAAAAGCTCCTGACGATTCGGGTGAAGCCCTATTACCTTTACCAGGCGGATCTCACAAGGGGGGCGAATCATTTTCGGACACCTGTTTCGACCGGAATCCGGATTATGAAAGAGTTGCAGGGCCACACGTCCGGGATGGCCATTCCTCATTTTGTGATTGATGCCCCGGGTGGTGGAGGAAAGGTGCCCATCCTTCCGCCGGACTATCTTGTTTCGATGGAGGACGGCGATGTCGTTCTTCGAAATTACGAAGGAAACGTGTACACTTACCCGGATGCACCTTTACTGGATGAGCCTGCTGAAGGAGATGGAGGGCAGGGATTTCGGGGATCCGGCGTCGGTACGGCGGGAGAAAGAAACGGAAAAGGCCTCGGAAGGTCCTGA
- the ccsA gene encoding cytochrome c biogenesis protein CcsA gives MLLKIAAGFYLGAFILLLWDLLSSRHKAIPWAGITAGVGGALLHTLSLFILFTLRGHFTLISLKEAVSFFSWALVVVFLILEHQRKAHILGVVVFPVSFLSLLFVLGVSTDPAFLRSPTTSILISLHSVLIDLGLASAALAFFVSCFYLTLDMFLRRKIFNLFFNRLPSLEFLDRLNREFNGLGFLFLTLGLIFVMIWSYRTYATIWPWGQRGSWALLVWFLYLALVLLRRRRNFQGKQAAYLSIAGFFLFAMTILAVNLYMGGGHSVF, from the coding sequence TTGCTTCTCAAAATTGCGGCTGGCTTTTATCTCGGAGCGTTTATCCTTCTTCTCTGGGATTTGCTGAGCAGTCGTCATAAAGCCATTCCCTGGGCAGGAATCACCGCTGGTGTGGGGGGAGCGCTTCTTCATACCCTTTCCCTTTTCATTCTGTTTACATTGCGGGGCCACTTTACACTGATATCCCTCAAGGAAGCCGTCTCCTTTTTTTCCTGGGCCCTTGTCGTCGTCTTCCTGATTCTCGAACACCAGAGAAAGGCTCATATTCTGGGCGTCGTTGTTTTCCCGGTCTCATTTCTGAGCCTTCTTTTTGTCCTGGGAGTCTCTACCGATCCTGCGTTTCTCAGAAGCCCCACGACAAGCATTTTAATCTCCCTCCATTCAGTGCTCATCGATCTCGGCCTTGCTTCGGCAGCCCTTGCCTTTTTTGTCTCCTGTTTCTATCTGACACTCGATATGTTTCTCCGAAGAAAAATTTTCAATCTTTTTTTTAACAGATTGCCGTCTCTGGAATTTCTTGATCGCCTGAACCGGGAATTCAATGGACTCGGATTTCTGTTCTTGACCCTCGGACTGATCTTTGTCATGATTTGGTCATACAGAACATACGCTACTATCTGGCCGTGGGGTCAAAGAGGTTCCTGGGCCCTTTTGGTCTGGTTTCTGTATCTTGCACTTGTGCTTCTGCGCAGGCGAAGAAACTTTCAGGGGAAGCAGGCTGCCTATCTTTCGATAGCGGGCTTCTTTCTTTTTGCAATGACGATCCTTGCGGTGAATCTTTACATGGGAGGCGGTCATTCCGTTTTCTGA
- the hemA gene encoding glutamyl-tRNA reductase: MLKLTLAGVNHKTTPIEIRERLAYPKEHLNDALKALSRREGVLEAMILSTCNRVEILVVTAHVSPDPEFFLSFLQETHPVLQDHSLRPYLYHLTGQEAALHFFEVTASLDSLVIGEPQITGQVKEAYERARSLHLVGPMLNQVFQRAISSSKRVRTETGISNLPVSISYAACQLARKIFQDMRDKNVLLLGGGDMAQLTARHMRKMGVGSLTLMLRDEKKGKELAAEYQALYAPFSELENTLVHSDMVVCSTGADTYLINEKMVASVHSRRKAGTLFMIDIAVPRNIDPAITRHSGIFLYNIDDLKTVVEANQREREYEALQAREIVREELSTFARWLADRSTVPLIQSLRNHTESLRIAELDRYQAVLSTLTPETREKVDLLTRSLINKILHPTYQAIRQSPDVDEVREWVTKCYGLPADLPRSSEEPSPGENSGSLSLPGSSFVEGESPA; this comes from the coding sequence TTGCTGAAACTGACTCTGGCGGGGGTCAATCATAAAACAACCCCGATCGAGATCCGGGAAAGGCTGGCATACCCGAAGGAACATCTGAACGACGCGCTCAAGGCTCTCTCCCGGCGCGAGGGTGTTCTTGAGGCGATGATCCTTTCGACCTGCAACAGGGTAGAAATCCTCGTCGTCACCGCACATGTCTCTCCTGATCCCGAGTTTTTTCTCTCCTTTCTCCAGGAAACCCATCCGGTCCTGCAGGACCATTCTCTTCGACCATATCTTTATCATTTGACTGGCCAGGAAGCGGCGCTTCACTTTTTTGAAGTGACTGCAAGTCTTGATTCCCTTGTCATCGGAGAACCTCAGATCACCGGACAAGTGAAAGAAGCATATGAAAGGGCCAGATCTCTTCACCTTGTCGGCCCCATGCTGAATCAGGTCTTTCAGAGAGCGATTTCCTCCTCAAAGCGGGTTCGGACGGAAACCGGCATCAGCAACTTGCCGGTTTCCATCAGTTATGCGGCTTGCCAGCTGGCACGGAAAATCTTCCAGGACATGCGGGACAAAAATGTTCTTCTCCTTGGCGGCGGAGACATGGCCCAACTGACTGCCCGCCACATGCGCAAGATGGGCGTGGGTTCTCTCACACTGATGCTGCGGGACGAAAAAAAAGGTAAAGAGCTGGCGGCGGAATACCAGGCTCTTTATGCCCCGTTTTCAGAACTCGAAAATACCCTGGTCCATTCCGATATGGTTGTCTGTTCAACGGGAGCGGACACATACCTGATCAATGAAAAGATGGTGGCATCTGTCCATTCCCGTAGAAAAGCCGGAACTCTATTTATGATCGACATTGCCGTTCCCAGAAATATCGACCCGGCGATTACACGTCATTCAGGGATCTTTTTGTACAACATTGATGATTTGAAGACGGTGGTGGAGGCCAACCAGAGGGAACGCGAATATGAAGCCCTGCAGGCAAGGGAAATTGTCCGGGAGGAATTATCGACCTTTGCCCGCTGGCTTGCGGATCGTTCCACGGTCCCCCTGATCCAGTCCCTTCGGAATCACACAGAATCCCTCCGAATCGCCGAACTGGATCGCTATCAGGCCGTCTTGTCTACTCTCACTCCGGAAACACGCGAAAAAGTCGATCTTCTGACCCGATCCCTGATCAATAAAATCCTGCATCCCACCTATCAAGCTATCCGCCAATCCCCGGATGTGGACGAGGTCCGGGAATGGGTCACCAAATGCTATGGTTTGCCTGCAGACCTGCCGAGATCCTCGGAGGAGCCTTCTCCGGGAGAAAACTCGGGATCGCTCTCTCTTCCCGGTTCCTCTTTCGTCGAGGGAGAATCACCCGCCTGA
- the hemC gene encoding hydroxymethylbilane synthase, with protein sequence MSLMPLKIGSRGSELALWQARHVASMIESVSGILPEIVVIKTTGDIILDRQLSEVGGKGLFVKEIEEALLRKEIDLAVHSMKDVPAFLPPGLTLAATLKREDPRDVFLSPHYPDIKSLPHKARVGTSSLRRLAQIREFRSDLEFIPLRGNVGTRIRKMEDGVVEAIILAGAGLLRLGHANRVREWISPQVLLPAIGQGALGLEIRTDDETTGTLIRSLSDESTHLSVAAERGVLQSLNGGCQVPIAAYAVWEKNRTLSLEGRVLDISGTRRIHARETRDIATIDDAYQMGMDLGNRLLADGAEEILNSILKKSS encoded by the coding sequence ATGTCTCTCATGCCATTGAAAATCGGGTCCCGCGGTTCAGAGCTTGCCTTGTGGCAAGCCAGGCATGTTGCCTCCATGATTGAATCCGTCTCGGGGATTCTCCCGGAAATTGTCGTTATCAAAACAACCGGCGATATCATTCTGGACCGGCAACTTTCGGAGGTCGGAGGAAAGGGCCTTTTTGTCAAGGAAATTGAGGAAGCCCTCCTGAGAAAAGAAATTGACCTTGCAGTCCACAGCATGAAAGACGTTCCCGCCTTTCTTCCTCCGGGACTGACTCTTGCCGCTACCCTGAAAAGAGAAGACCCGAGGGATGTCTTTCTGTCGCCGCATTATCCGGACATCAAAAGTCTTCCCCACAAAGCTCGTGTTGGCACATCTTCTCTCCGAAGACTTGCACAAATAAGAGAATTCCGGAGCGATCTGGAGTTCATTCCGCTCAGAGGAAATGTCGGGACGCGGATCCGAAAAATGGAAGACGGCGTCGTCGAGGCGATCATTCTGGCAGGAGCGGGACTTCTCCGGCTCGGTCATGCCAACAGGGTCAGGGAATGGATCTCTCCCCAGGTTCTTTTGCCTGCCATCGGTCAGGGCGCACTCGGACTCGAGATCAGGACAGATGACGAAACCACCGGAACACTGATCCGCTCCCTTTCCGATGAATCGACACATCTGTCTGTCGCAGCTGAACGGGGTGTCCTGCAAAGCTTGAACGGGGGATGTCAGGTTCCTATTGCCGCCTATGCTGTCTGGGAAAAAAACCGGACATTGTCGTTGGAGGGTCGGGTTCTGGACATCTCCGGAACCCGACGCATCCATGCCCGGGAAACCCGGGATATTGCGACGATTGATGATGCTTATCAAATGGGCATGGACCTTGGGAATCGACTTCTCGCCGACGGAGCGGAAGAAATCCTCAACAGCATTTTAAAAAAATCGTCCTGA
- the cobA gene encoding uroporphyrinogen-III C-methyltransferase: MNKLQPGKGHVTLVGAGPGDPGLLTLRGKKALEEADVILYDHLAHPDLLGHASPRAERIDVGKERGHPRLSQREIEAVLIDRASRGLSVVRLKGGDPFVFGRGGEEGQALEKAGIPYTVVPGVTSVTASPAYAGLPVSHRETNSRIVVMTGHDDPEKLSGPTLDALALPDQTLVILMGVEHFRKLVPRLLEHRMPPDTPVVAIRWGTTASQEIREGTIQSMIRILEENPIRPPATIVVGRVAGKPWRLEWQKNRPLFGKRILLTREKESGSPLKDQLEKLGAEVVSCPTIEIRPVSGTEREELVRTIQNLSEYEWLLFLSPNGVRSFFRTMKETGNDIRSLARCRIFSMGPSTTRTLEEYGIHPDATPLESYANGVLEFFRSQVPCSGQHCLLIRGDRGDRTIPDGLAAMGFKVRQITAYENKIPELPDYLRDLVSGGFENRDFHLAVFYSPSAFRNLVSLLKNQVQSIRNTTGLAIGPTTADVLQKDGVTNILLPSEPTDEAVLNTILQHFS, encoded by the coding sequence TTGAACAAACTACAACCGGGGAAGGGACATGTGACCCTGGTCGGAGCTGGCCCCGGTGACCCGGGACTTCTCACTCTCCGTGGCAAGAAAGCCCTGGAAGAAGCCGATGTCATTCTCTATGATCACCTTGCTCATCCGGACCTTCTCGGGCACGCTTCCCCCCGGGCTGAACGGATCGATGTCGGAAAAGAAAGAGGACATCCCCGCCTTTCCCAGCGGGAAATTGAGGCCGTCCTGATCGACAGGGCCTCCCGGGGGCTCTCTGTCGTTCGCCTGAAAGGTGGAGACCCCTTTGTCTTCGGACGGGGAGGGGAAGAAGGGCAGGCTCTCGAAAAAGCTGGTATCCCCTATACAGTGGTTCCGGGGGTCACTTCCGTGACAGCAAGCCCTGCCTATGCAGGCCTTCCGGTGAGCCATCGGGAAACAAACTCCCGGATTGTGGTCATGACCGGACACGACGACCCGGAAAAACTCTCCGGACCAACTCTGGATGCGCTCGCACTTCCCGACCAGACACTTGTTATCCTGATGGGAGTTGAGCATTTTCGGAAACTTGTCCCGCGCCTTCTCGAGCACCGGATGCCACCCGACACCCCTGTCGTGGCCATCCGGTGGGGAACAACCGCTTCCCAGGAAATCCGTGAAGGGACGATTCAGTCAATGATCCGCATCCTGGAAGAGAATCCGATCCGACCACCTGCCACGATTGTCGTCGGACGGGTCGCGGGAAAGCCCTGGCGTCTTGAGTGGCAGAAGAACCGTCCTCTTTTTGGAAAAAGAATCCTTCTGACCAGAGAAAAAGAATCCGGCTCACCCCTCAAGGATCAGCTAGAGAAACTGGGCGCAGAAGTCGTCAGTTGTCCCACAATCGAAATCCGTCCCGTTTCCGGTACGGAAAGGGAGGAACTGGTCAGGACGATCCAGAATCTCTCCGAATACGAATGGCTTCTTTTTCTCAGCCCAAACGGTGTGCGGTCTTTCTTCCGGACCATGAAAGAAACCGGAAATGACATCCGTTCCCTTGCCAGATGCCGGATTTTTTCGATGGGCCCTTCAACGACACGAACCCTCGAAGAATATGGCATTCACCCGGATGCAACCCCGCTTGAATCGTATGCGAACGGTGTTCTAGAATTTTTTCGCTCCCAGGTCCCTTGTTCCGGGCAACACTGTCTCCTCATTCGAGGAGACCGGGGAGACCGGACAATCCCTGACGGTCTGGCAGCCATGGGCTTCAAGGTTCGACAAATTACTGCCTACGAAAACAAGATTCCCGAGCTTCCGGACTACTTGAGGGACCTTGTGTCCGGCGGGTTTGAAAATCGGGATTTTCACCTGGCCGTTTTTTACAGTCCTTCAGCATTCAGGAACCTTGTCTCTCTTCTGAAGAATCAGGTACAGTCCATCCGGAACACAACGGGACTGGCCATCGGACCGACAACGGCGGACGTGCTCCAAAAAGACGGAGTCACAAACATCCTTCTTCCTTCCGAGCCGACGGACGAAGCCGTTCTGAACACAATCCTTCAACACTTTTCGTAA
- the hemB gene encoding porphobilinogen synthase, with amino-acid sequence MAFPTDRPRRLRSNSAIRSLVRENRLSASQLILPLFVIHGANKKEAIRSMPDVYRYSVDNLSPLIKEALSVGIRSVILFGIPEKKDEMGSSALDPEGPVPTAVRMLKRDFPDLVVMTDVCIDEYTTHGHCGLLKGEQIDNDTTLDCLAKMSLVHAKAGADIVAPSDMMDGRVKALRETLDKNGFSDTIILSYAVKYASAFYGPFRDAMMSGPQFGDRSSYQMDPANRLEAFREASLDVEEGADILMVKPALPYLDILRDLAGRFDLPLCAYQVSGEYSTIMAAGKEGWIDTDRAMMESLLSIRRAGATMILTYFAIRAARLLAQSE; translated from the coding sequence ATGGCATTTCCCACCGACAGGCCTCGAAGACTCAGAAGCAATTCCGCCATACGGTCGCTCGTGCGGGAAAACCGGCTATCAGCATCGCAGCTGATTCTTCCCCTGTTTGTCATTCATGGGGCGAACAAAAAAGAAGCGATTCGCTCCATGCCGGACGTTTACCGATACTCCGTCGACAATCTTTCACCGTTGATAAAGGAAGCCCTGTCGGTGGGAATCCGGAGCGTGATCTTATTCGGGATTCCCGAAAAAAAGGATGAAATGGGATCAAGCGCACTGGATCCGGAGGGTCCCGTTCCGACAGCCGTCCGAATGCTGAAAAGGGATTTCCCTGATCTCGTCGTGATGACGGACGTGTGTATCGACGAATACACCACCCATGGTCATTGCGGCCTTCTCAAAGGGGAACAGATCGACAACGACACAACCCTGGACTGTCTTGCAAAGATGTCTCTCGTCCACGCAAAAGCCGGTGCGGATATCGTCGCCCCTTCGGATATGATGGACGGCCGGGTCAAAGCTCTCCGGGAGACTCTCGACAAAAACGGATTTTCGGACACAATTATCCTGTCCTACGCTGTCAAATACGCTTCGGCCTTTTACGGTCCTTTCCGCGACGCCATGATGTCGGGCCCCCAGTTTGGAGACCGCTCCTCGTACCAGATGGATCCGGCAAACCGGTTGGAAGCCTTCCGGGAAGCCTCCCTGGACGTGGAAGAGGGCGCAGATATCCTGATGGTCAAACCTGCACTCCCCTACCTCGATATTCTTCGCGATCTCGCTGGCCGATTCGACCTCCCGCTTTGCGCTTACCAGGTCAGCGGGGAATACTCGACGATCATGGCTGCCGGAAAGGAAGGATGGATCGACACCGACCGGGCAATGATGGAATCTCTCCTGTCGATCCGCAGGGCAGGCGCCACCATGATTCTGACCTACTTTGCCATCCGGGCCGCCCGGTTATTGGCCCAGTCCGAATAA
- the tilS gene encoding tRNA lysidine(34) synthetase TilS, with translation MKIQFPKGTENGTFLSAYLPRIESFLRDNGLHPDNHQSPPHFHAAISGGADSLFLAFLLHLFLEKRHPLTLLHFNHRTRGMENEEDEIFLRNFAQHIGRPLRIGVLSEPVPDHLSEDFLRKKRYAFFDTVLRENSNNILFLGHHQDDQVETILMNLFRGTGPKGVLGMLNKPDRRIFRPLLELRADEIRKILSDYDIPYRMDSSNLHRDYLRNRVRLELVPTIRTIFPPEGDRHVATFSHLFQRELKDRESGDWLSNTFLLIRDQRFVFSLPRYRNLTPYRQTLFCRWILDRILLWNLPSPEERNLLRSLSGTPVFEGHLGRGWHLGIEFQEAHLVYKRNLPEESSGNWFFFLKPDILEDLRSGKRSSFLQSLPGGGRLEWAWSSEADIRTPWEEGTRPSRSCRLSPGREGLFPLLVAGPGFPAVREAFRREGMSLGRLLSRRRFPSSFKKNLPVLMAGESLLWAPHLFPLQTPDGPLRNETGRLSVTYQDAKGDIWKRSSANP, from the coding sequence GTGAAAATCCAATTTCCCAAGGGGACTGAAAACGGGACGTTTCTATCAGCATATCTGCCCCGGATTGAATCTTTCCTCCGGGATAACGGGCTTCACCCGGACAATCATCAGTCTCCCCCGCATTTTCATGCGGCCATTTCTGGGGGTGCCGACTCTCTTTTTCTGGCTTTTCTCCTGCACCTCTTTCTCGAAAAACGTCACCCCCTGACCCTGCTCCACTTCAACCACCGGACACGTGGCATGGAAAACGAGGAGGACGAAATTTTTCTCCGGAACTTCGCCCAGCATATCGGGCGCCCACTCCGGATCGGAGTCCTTTCGGAACCTGTTCCGGACCATCTGTCGGAAGATTTTCTTCGCAAAAAAAGATATGCCTTCTTCGACACTGTCCTGAGGGAAAATTCCAATAACATCCTCTTTCTGGGCCATCATCAGGACGACCAGGTTGAAACGATCCTCATGAATTTATTTCGCGGAACAGGACCCAAAGGTGTTCTCGGCATGCTCAACAAACCAGACCGAAGGATATTCCGTCCTCTCCTGGAGCTGAGAGCCGATGAAATCCGTAAAATTTTGTCCGACTATGACATTCCCTATCGTATGGATTCCTCAAACCTGCATCGCGACTATCTTCGCAATCGGGTGCGACTGGAACTTGTCCCGACGATCCGGACCATTTTTCCTCCGGAGGGAGACCGCCATGTCGCCACCTTTTCCCATCTCTTCCAGCGGGAGTTGAAGGACAGGGAATCCGGAGACTGGCTTTCCAACACCTTTCTCCTCATCCGTGACCAGAGATTTGTCTTTTCCCTGCCACGCTACCGGAACCTCACCCCTTACCGTCAGACTCTCTTTTGCAGATGGATTCTGGACAGGATACTCTTGTGGAATCTTCCCTCACCAGAAGAGAGGAATCTCCTCCGGAGTCTCTCGGGCACCCCTGTGTTCGAGGGGCATCTGGGACGTGGATGGCATCTTGGGATTGAATTTCAGGAAGCCCATCTAGTATACAAGAGGAACCTTCCGGAGGAGTCTTCGGGGAACTGGTTCTTTTTTCTGAAACCGGACATATTGGAGGATCTTCGTTCCGGAAAAAGGAGTTCTTTTCTCCAATCTCTTCCGGGGGGTGGCCGTCTGGAGTGGGCATGGTCATCCGAAGCGGACATTCGGACCCCCTGGGAGGAGGGAACCCGTCCTTCCCGCTCCTGCCGCCTTTCTCCAGGCAGAGAGGGACTGTTTCCTCTCCTGGTTGCGGGCCCAGGGTTTCCGGCTGTTCGTGAAGCCTTTCGGCGGGAAGGCATGTCTCTGGGACGCCTCCTTTCCCGACGGCGATTCCCGTCAAGCTTCAAGAAAAACCTTCCTGTCTTGATGGCCGGGGAATCCCTTCTTTGGGCTCCCCATCTCTTCCCGCTCCAGACCCCGGATGGACCACTCCGGAATGAGACCGGCAGACTATCCGTCACTTACCAGGACGCCAAGGGAGACATATGGAAAAGATCTTCGGCAAACCCCTGA
- the hpt gene encoding hypoxanthine phosphoribosyltransferase has translation MEKIFGKPLITQEEILHRVRELGLQITEDYAGKNLILIGILKGAFAFTADLSRCIGIPARIDFLMTSTQESSGQNPVKTISEPTLPLSGADILLVEDIVDSGVTARMLLDKLSAHKPKSVRICALLDKTGGRTLDVRPDYVGFSIPNKFVIGYGLDYKNKYRTLPFIAVLDDRTQS, from the coding sequence ATGGAAAAGATCTTCGGCAAACCCCTGATCACTCAGGAGGAAATTCTTCATCGGGTTCGGGAACTGGGCCTGCAGATCACGGAAGACTATGCCGGAAAAAATTTGATTCTCATTGGCATCCTGAAGGGTGCTTTCGCTTTCACGGCGGACCTTTCCCGGTGCATCGGCATCCCCGCCAGAATCGACTTTTTGATGACATCGACACAGGAGTCGTCGGGACAGAATCCTGTCAAGACAATCTCCGAACCGACGCTCCCTCTGTCGGGAGCCGACATTCTTCTCGTGGAAGATATCGTCGATTCCGGAGTAACGGCGCGTATGCTTCTCGACAAATTGTCCGCACATAAACCGAAATCCGTCCGGATTTGTGCTCTTCTGGACAAAACGGGAGGACGAACCCTCGACGTTCGTCCTGATTACGTCGGATTCAGCATTCCCAACAAATTTGTCATCGGGTATGGACTGGACTACAAGAATAAATACCGGACCCTACCGTTTATCGCGGTGCTGGATGACCGGACACAATCCTGA